Proteins encoded in a region of the Orcinus orca chromosome X, mOrcOrc1.1, whole genome shotgun sequence genome:
- the LOC101278963 gene encoding melanoma-associated antigen B4-like, producing the protein MPRGQKSKLRAREKRHQARRETQNLGGAQATAAQREESPSCPSSPSRGTPPSSPAAGPRQEPQGAPATSSRAAGVSGPGSDVRAKVRVEARRNSSQPSASGESFQRDPLIKKVGMLIEFLLEKYTVEEPIIKADLLKLVNKRYKRKFPEILRRAAECVQLVFGLELKEVKPGGDSYALVSKLHVSDDGRQSSGGRFRKNGLLMLVLGVIFLHGDRASEEEIWEFLNGLGVYVGRCHIIFGEPRKLITEDLVQEKYLVYRQVCDSDLPCYELLWGRRAHAETSKMKVLEFMAKVTGTVPSALPDLYEEALKDEEERARARARARAAARAGTRVKASAPSKVMSSSSSHP; encoded by the coding sequence ATGCCTCGGGGGCAGAAGAGTAAGCTCCGTGCCCGCGAGAAGCGCCACCAGGCCCGGAGGGAGACCCAGAATCTCGGGGGTGCTCAGGCCACTGCAGCACAGAGAGAAGAGTCGCCCTCGtgcccctcttctccttctcgggGTACTCCCCCGAGCTCCCCTGCTGCTGGCCCTCGCCAGGAGCCTCAGGGAGCCCCAGCCACTAGCTCTCGTGCTGCAGGGGTTTCAGGCCCAGGATCTGATGTGCGTGCCAAGGTCCGGGTTGAGGCAAGGAGAAATTCCTCCCAGCCTTCAGCCTCCGGTGAGAGCTTTCAGAGAGATCCTCTGATCAAGAAGGTGGGAATGTTGATAGAATTCCTGCTGGAGAAGTATACAGTGGAAGAGCCCATTATAAAGGCAGACTTGCTGAAGCTTGTGAACAAAAGGTACAAGAGGAAGTTCCCTGAGATCCTCAGGAGAGCTGCTGAGTGTGTTCAGCTGGTCTTTGGTCTTGAGTTGAAGGAAGTCAAGCCGGGTGGTGATTCCTATGCCCTTGTCAGCAAGCTACATGTCAGCGATGATGGGCGTCAGAGCAGTGGCGGGCGGTTTCGGAAGAATGGGCTTCTGATGCTTGTCCTCGGTGTGATCTTCTTGCATGGCGACCGCGCCTCTGAGGAGGAGATCTGGGAATTCCTGAATGGTTTGGGTGTTTATGTTGGAAGGTGTCACATAATCTTTGGGGAGCCCAGGAAGCTTATCACAGAAGATCTGGTGCAGGAAAAGTACCTGGTGTATCGTCAGGTGTGCGACAGCGATCTCCCGTGCTATGAGCTCCTGTGGGGCCGGAGAGCCCACGCTGAAACCAGCAAGATGAAAGTCCTGGAGTTTATGGCCAAGGTGACTGGTACCGTCCCCAGTGCCTTACCAGATCTCTATGAGGAGGCTCtgaaagatgaggaagagagagcccgagcccgagcccgagccagagctgcagccaggGCTGGTACTCGAGTCAAGGCCAGTGCGCCTTCCAAGGTCATGTCTAGCAGTTCCTCCCACCCTTAG